The genomic interval CGAGCAGGCACGTCGTGATGCCCACGCCGATCCTCGAGGCCGACGGCTCGTACACGCCCCGCCCGGACTCGCGTCCGATGCGGGTCTTCACCCAGGTCGACGTGCGCCTGATGTTCGAGGACCTCTTCCTCAAGCTCCGCGAGTTCAGCGACTGGCAGGCCTCCGCCTGACCCACCGGGCTCGGCCCGCCGACCCGGCGAGCCGGCCCGCCGCACCACCCTCCCCTCGACGAAGAGACGGGACCACCCATGCACGCAATCCCGCGCCGCGCCTTCGCGGCGATCCCCGTGGCGAGCGCCGCGCTTCTCGGCGCCGCCGGCTGCGCCCGGTCCGGGCCCGACGACCTCTCCCTGTGGATGGTCACGCAGGACGGCGCCCAGGGCACCACCATCCAGGCACTCATCAGCGACTTCGAGAAGCGCAACCCGGGCACGTCGATCACCCTCGAGCAGCGCTCGACCGACGACCACAAGAACGCCCTGCGCCAGTTCGCCGGCACCTACCTGGTGCCCGACATCTACTGGTACTGGGAGGGGTCCGGGCTCGGCGGGGAGCTCGTGGACGTGGGTATGAGTCGCGATCTGAGCGACGACTACACGCGCCTGGGCTGGAAGGACCGCTTCACCGACGCGGCCCTCGCGGGCATCACCCAGTACGGCGGCTACCAGGGGGTCCCGTGGACCTTCCAGGGGCAGGGGCTCTACTACTCGAAATCGCTGTTCGCGAAGGCGGGCGTCGACAGCCCGCCGACCACCTACGACGAGCTGATCGCCGCGGCCGACGCCCTGGTGGCGGCCGGCATCACGCCCATCGAGTTCGGCGGCACCGTGAACTGGCACGTCATGCGCCTGCTGGACTGCCTGCTTGAGACCACCTGCGGAGCCGAGCTCAATGACGCCCTGACCACGGGCGACGGGGACTGGGGGAGCGAGGGCGCCGTCACCGAGGCCTTCACCGAGCTGCGCACCTGGGGGAAGAAGTACCTCAACGACGGCTTCATGGGCATCAACAACGATGACTCCTCGCAGCTCTTCTTCACCGGCAAGGCCGCGATGGCACTGGAGGGCACCTGGTTCAACGCCTCCGTCGTGGACAACGGCATGGACCCCGACGACGTCGGCATCTTCCCGTTCCCCACCGGCACCAACCGCCTCTACGGCTTCGGCGAGGCGTTCTACATCAGCGCGAACACGAAGAAGTCCGATCTCGCTGCCCGCTTCCTCGACTTCATGACCTCGAAGGACGGTCAGGAGATCGCGGGCGACGCCTGGTCGGCGATCTCCGTGAACGCCTCGATGCCCGTGGACGAGGACAACCCGCTGAATCCCGTGTGGGCGCAGATCTTCGAGGACGTCGACGGCGGCATGTTCGCCAACAACGACCAGAACTTCTCGACCGCGCAGACCACCGAGTTCTGGCGCATCCAGAACGCCGTCCTCACCGGGGACATGGATCCGGCGGACGCCGGGGCGACGTTCCAGCGCTTCCGCGAGCAGGAGGGATGAGACCGATGACGACCACCGACGCCCGCACCGGCGCGCGCGGGAGGAGCACCCGCACGGTGCCCCCGCACCGCCGATTCCGCCTCGCCCTGCCCTATCTCGCACCGGCCCTCGTGCTCTATGCCGTGTTCCTCGTCTACCCGATGATCGACGCCGTGCGGCTCTCGTTCTTCGAGTGGTCCGGCTTCCGCATCGAGAAGCCGGAGTTCGTGGGACTGGACAACTACGTGCGCCTGTTCACCTCCGACCCCGTGTTCTGGACGGCGCTGCGCAACTCCGTGATCTGGGTGATCGCCTCCCTGCTGGTGCCCACCGTGATCGCCCTGCTGCTCGCCCTCGGGCTGAACCGGCGGATGCTCGGGCGCAACCTCATGCGCGCCGTCTTCTACATCCCCGCGGTGTTCGCCTCGATCACGGTCGCCGCCATGTGGCGATGGATCTACAACCCGACCCTGGGGTTCGTGAACCAGCTCCTGCACGCCGTGGGCCTGGGCGACCTCGCCCAGTCGTGGCTGGGCGACCCCCAGTTCGCTCTCGCCTCGATCTTCGTGGCGAACATCTGGCAGGCCGTGGGCTTCTCGATGGTGCTGTTCCTCGCCGGCCTGCAGAGCGTCCCCCTGGAGCTGGTGGAGGCCGCGAAGCTCGACGGCGCGGGCGCCTGGCAGCGCTTCCGCAACGTCACGGTCCCGGCGCTGCGGCCGACGACCGTCGTGGTCGTGATCCTCACGATCATCAACGCGCTCAAGGTGTTCGACCTCGTCGTCGGCCTCACCGGCGGTGGGCCCGCGCAGTCCACCCAGGTGCTCGCGCTGTGGTCCTACACCCAGTCGTTCACCAACCACGAGTACGGCATGGGCGGCGCCGTGGCGACCGTGCTGCTGCTGGTCACCCTGGCTCTCGTGATCCCCTACATGGCCTGGTCGATGAGAGGTGACGAGTCATGACCGCGATGACGACGACGCGGGCGGCGACCCGCAGGACGACTGCTCCCGTGCGCGAGCGCGAGAAGCCGCGCGACTGGGTCGGGATCGGGCTCTGGCTCGCGCTCGGCGTGACCGCGCTGATCTGGTTCGTGCCCATGCTGCTGATGTTCCTCACCTCGGTGAAGTCGAAGACCGACATCAACGAGCTGCCCATGTGGGGCCTGCCCACGGACTGGGCCTGGGGGAACTACGCGAGCGCAGTGGAGATCGGGAACCTCTGGGTGACCGCGGGCAACAGTGCGCTGATCGCCCTGATCAAAGTGCCGCTCGGGCTGGCCATCGCGGCCGCCGCCGCGTTCGCCCTCTCGCGGATCCGCTTCCGCGGGGCGCGGATCCTGCTCGCACTGATCGCGATCGGCTCCATGATCCCCGTGCAGATCGGGCTGGGCCCGCTGTTCTCCACGATGCTCAGCGCGCACCTGTTGGATTCCCGGCTCGGGCTCGTGCTGCCCTACCTGGCCTTCGGCATCCCGTACCAGATCTTCGTGCTCTACGGCTTCTTCCGCAGCGTGCCCGAGGAGCTCGAGGAGTCCGCCCGCATCGACGGCTCCTCGACGTTTCGGATCTTCTGGCAGATCATCCTGCCGCTCGCCAAGCCCGCGCTGGCGGCCCTGTTCGTGCTTGACTTCGTGGCCACCTGGAACGAGTACGCGATGGCGACCACGCTGTTGATCTCCCAGGACAACTACACGATCCCGCTGGCCGTGCAGTCCTTCTCCACCCAGTGGGGCACCGACTACGGGCCGCTGAACGCCTTCATCTTCATGTCGGCGATCCCGGTGCTGCTGGTCTACCTGCTGTTCCAGCGCTACTTCGTGCAGGGTGCCTTCGCGGGCGCCGTGAAGGGATAGGGGCCGACGGGCCGCGCGGGACCCGTCCGGCCTCACGCTCGGAGTCCCGTCACAGCGGAAGGGCCGCCCCCGAGATCTCTCTCGAGGGCGGCCCTTCTTGTCGACCTGACCGCCGGGCGGGCCTCCCGTCGTACGACGACGAGCCCCGAGCCCGTCGGCCCTCCGGCCGTGCGGGCGGGATCAGCGCTTCACGGCGTCGATCTTCAGCATCTTGGCGATGACGGAGTCGAGCTCGGAGTCCTTCCAGATCTTCTGCCAGTCCTCGCGGATGATCGACTCGCGGCCGTAGTCCATCGCCAGCAGGCAGGCGTCGGAGAACGGGTTCGAGCCGCGCAGGGCGTTGGTGAGCGAGATGAAGATGTGGCCGTAGAAGATGGCCTTCACGGCGTCCTCGGGGATGCCCTGCTCGTTGATCGCGTAGTCCATGGAGTCCTTGAGGAACTGGCCGATCATGCAGCCGGTGGTCTCCACGAGGGTGGGCTCGAGCTGGGCGAGCTGCTTGACGGTCACCCAGTGCACGTCGATCACGGGGGCGTAGATCGCGCGGATGACGTCCTCGACGCGCTTCTTCGCGGCGGCGCGCTCGTCGTCGGCCCCGGCCGAGGCGTCCTCCTCGCCCTCGAGGGCCGCGACGACCTCCTGCGGGGCGGCGATGCCGCCGAAGGTGTCCGCCCACTCCTCGGCGCTGGTGCGCTCGAGGAACACCGAGGGGTGCGCCGGGTGGGCGCACGCCTGCAGCACGCCCTCCTGGGTGGCGAGCAGGCCCGCATAGGCGGCGGCGGGGTCCAGGGTGAGCAGCACCGAGCCGGCCTTCATCTTCGGCACGACCTGCTCGGAGACCTTCCCGAGGACCACGTCGGGCACGGCGAGGATGACGACGTCGCACTCGCCGGCGACCTCGTCGATGTCGCTCACGGTGCGGCCCAGTGCCTCGACGCGCTCGATGCCGGAGGGGGAGGACTCGCAGTAGTGGATCGTCGCGTCGGTGAGGTTGAGGTTGTTGGACACGCGCGTGCCCATCTTCCCGGCGGCGCCGACGACGGCGACGGTGAGGCTCGCGTCGAGCTCGACGCTCTTGCCCTTGAGCGGGTTCAGGTCACGGCTGTCGGTGGTGGTCATGGAGTCCTCCTGGTCGGTGGTGGATGAGTGGGTGGTCGAGTGGTCGGTGGGTCGGAGCTGCAGGCTGAACGGAGCGTGCCGTCGGCGCGCGCCGACGGTTCAGCGGCGTGCGCGCAGGGCGGCGAGCGTCGCCTCGGTCCAGTCGCGCTCGCGGGCGATCGTGGTCGCGGCATCGCCCTGCCAGGGCAGCCAGTGCTCGGCGATCGCGGCGGGACGTCGGCCCTCGCGGTAGACGGCGTCGAGCTCGTGATCGAGGTTCAGCAGGCCCTCGCCCATGCGGGCGCCGGAGAAGGTGAAGCCCACCCAGCCCTCCTGGCGGGCGAAGCGGAAGTCCTTGACGTGCAGGTCGAGGGTGAACGGGGCGGCGGCGTCGATGACGTCGTCCGGGTGCTCGAGGGCGGAGACGCAGTTGCCGGGGTCCAGGCAGATCCCCACGAGCGGGGAGTCCAGGGCGCGCACGATCCGCAGCAGGTCCTCCGTGGGCAGCTGCTCGTAGGTCTCGAGGGCGAGGGCGATGCCGGAGGACTCGAGCAGGGGGAGCGTGGTGCGCAGGGCGAGGACCGCCTGCTCGATGCCCCCGGAGACCTCATGGGTCTGGATCATCGAGCGCAGCACGCGCACATCGAGGGCACGGGCGATCGCGAGATACCGGGCGAGGTGGTCGGGATCGATCGTCCGGGTGCCGAGCTCGAGGCGCAGTCCATGCCGTGCGGCGCGCTCGCGCAGGGTGGCCAGCTCGTCCGCATCGGCGTCCTCGATGCGCGGATCGTCGCAGATCTGGAAGACGTCGCAGCCCAGCTGCGCGGCGCGGTCGATCATGTCCGCGATGCCGAGGCGATCGGGGTTGCGCTCGCTGCCCTCCCAGAACAGGGCGTAGCTGCCGATGCCGATGTCCATCCGGCGGTCAGAACTCCTGCCCTCGGCCACTCGCGTCACCTCTCGCCTCACCTCGTCGTGGCGCGGGGGCGGTGACGCCGCCCGCGGTCGTGATGGGTCCAGGGTAGGCGCGGGAGCGCATATTGGTCAACCGGTTGAGCGACGAGGGGTGTGCGGAGGGCTCACGCAGGAGCCAGGGCCAGGGGGAGGCGGAGGCGGAGACGGTCGGCAGGGTCTCGGCGTCGACAACTCGGCCCTGGCGGCGGTTCGTGCGGCTTCGGCTGCGGCCCTGGACGGTGCTGCGCGCCGACCTCAGTCCTCGGTGGCCTCGAGGATCCGGTCGCGGGCGGTCGCCATGTGCGCGACCATCGCCGAGGCCGCGCGCTCGCCGTTGCCCTCCTCGAGGGCGGCGAGGATCTTCGCGTGCTCCGCGTGGGCGGCCTCCATGTCCTCGCGGTCGCGCACGGCGCGGTCGTTGTAGACGCGCAGGAGGCTGCGGGTGACCTGCAGCAGGTCGGTGAGCATGGCGTTGTCGGCCGCGGTGGCGAGCACCTCGTGGAAGGCGGCGTCGGCCGCGACGAAGGCCTTGAGGTCCTCGAGGCTCTCGGCCATGGTCGCCGTGGTGCCGCGCAGCGTCTCGAGCTGCTCCGTCGAGATCCTGTCGGCCGCCAGACGCGCCGTGTAACTCTCGAGCCCCGCGCGCAGCTCGTTGAGCTGATCGGTGTTCTGCTTGCCGATCATGAGGCCCCAGCGCAGGGTCTGCGGGAGCAGGTCGCTCGCGGATCCGCGCAGGTAGGTGCCCGATCCCGGCCGCACGTCGACGATCCCCAGGATCTCGAGGGCCGCGAGGGCCTCGCGCACCGCCGAGCGGCCCACGCCGAGTGCGCTCGCGAGTTGGCGCTCCGGGGGAAGGCGCGTGCCGGGGGCGACGTCACCGCCGGTCAGGAGCTCCAGCAGACGACGTGCGACCTCGGAGACAGGGGTGCCGGCGGGCACTGCTGCCAGCGACGATGCGATCGCGTCGGAGGCGCTGTCGGAGAAGGCGGGCATGAGGCGAAGGTATCAAGCCCGCGGGGCGGGTTCGGTCCCATCCGCGGGGTGGTGCTCCGGGTTCCGCGACACCCGGTCCTCGACGGCCGTGCCCACGGCGTCGATCCGGCGCACGGTGCCCGCAGGCACGCGCAGGGGCGATCCGTCATCGCCGTCCGCTGCCACCTCCCAGTCCTCGAGCCGGGCGTTGACCAGCAGCACCTCGTCCTCGCACGCGATCAGGGCGGTGCCGGGGCCGCCCGGGCTGCGCACCACGCGCACCTCCCGCCCCGACCGGGTCGCGAGCGCGACCAGGAGCTCGCCCAACGGCGTCAGCGGGGACTGCGCGTCGTCGGTGAGCACACCCCGAGGACCGGCGAGCTCGCCCAGGGTGACCGTCCCGACGCCGGCGTGCGCGGCCTCCGCGAGGGCGGCGGCGGCCCAGGCGGCCGCCCAGGTGGTGCGCTGCCGGGGATCCGTGCTGCCGGGCACGAGGTGCGCGCCCCAGCCCGACGCGTCGCCGCGATCGACGAGCTCCGCCTGCGTCGCGACCGCGTTCACCCGCGGGCGCAGCGTGAGCGGGCCGAGGTGCAGCCGCGCCGTCGGCCGCAGCATCCGCGCCGAGGCGAGCACGTCGCCCAGGGCTGCCACGCTCTCGGCCACGTGCCAGTTCTCGCGCATGTGCATCTGCGGGGTCGAGGGGAAGGAGAGCAGGGCCGCGTCGGGGATCGCGTGGATTTCCCGGTTGAGCTCGGTGAAGTGGGTGCGCGCGCCCGCGACGAGCTCCGCGTCGCGTCCCCGGGAGGCGGTGCGCAGGCGCTCCCAGAGCTCGGCCGTCGTCACGTGGCGCGCCTCGTCGACGATGCCGATCCGACGCACGGGCAGGCCCGCCGCATCGGCCGCAGCGAGGAGTCCGGGGACGTCGGTGCTCTCGGAGGCGATGATCCGCAGGTCGACGGGAAGGCCCGTCGCGGCGGCCTCGCGGGCGGCAGCGGCCAGCACCCGTTCGGGGTCGAACCGCTCGCTGACCTCGACCATCAGGTGGTCGAAGCCGGCGTCGGCCGAGATCGGCAGCGGACCGCCGCTGCGCACCGCGGCCGCCTCCGTGGTGGCGCCCAGACCCAGGCGCGGGAAGGTGCACGGGGCGGCCGCGGCGAGCAGATCCGCCAGGCGCACGGGCGCGGACGGCCGACGAGCGGGCCGCGTCGGTGCGGTCGGCGCCGGAGCCGAGTGCGCCGAGGCGGCCTGGTCCGGCGCGGCCTGCGGCGCAGCGGCCGACGGCTCCGGGACCAGGGTGATCTCCTGGGTGACGCTCTCGCCGGCGGCGACCTCGTAGGGGAAGGGCAGGGCGAGCGGCCGCGAGTAGATCTTGAAGCTCGCGTCGGTCCAGTTCCGCTGGTCCTCCATCTCGAACACGTCGCCGAGCAGCTCGAGGCGCGCGCGCTCCCCGGCATGGTCGAGGTCGAGGGCCCGGATGTCGAACAGCGGCTGCCACGGGGAGATCTGCCGGGGGAACCGGAAGTCCCGCCGATCACCGCGGACGGTGGTCACGACCGCGTCGTCGCCCGCCATGGCCCGCGGGAGCATCGCTGTGAGGCCCACACGGTTCGTGGTCAGCGCGGCATCGGGAGTGATCGTGAAGCGCAGGCTCAGGCGCTCGGGCGTCACCGTCAGCACCGAGAGCGCGTTCGCCTCGCCGCCCGCGCCGGCGTACCGCACGCGCAGCGTGCGGGTCAGGGACGCGGCGGCGTCGTCGGGAGCGGGCGCGTCGTCGGCCCCGGGGCCCGTCCACTCCTCCTCGAGCACCTGCGGGGGCACGGTGTCCCAGTCGCGGTCGCGCAGCGCGGGTCGCACGGATTCCAGCAGCACCGTGCCGCGCCAGGCGATCTCGCTGATCTCGTCGCCCTCGGAGCGCAGGGACCAGGGCCCGAGGCGGTGCGCCGTGCGGGGATCGGCGATCGTCTCTCCGCTGGGGGCGCTGGGGGCGCTGAGGGCGAAGGGCGTCTCGGCCATGGGCTCTGCTCCGTCGGTCATGGACTCTCCTCCTCGGGTCAGCGGGCGATCGCCTCGAGCTCCTGGCCGGAGGCGACCTTCGGCAGGAACAGCGTCGAGACGGCCTGGGCGGCGCCGAGGACCACGGCGATGATGATCCACGTGCTGGTCAGCGAGGTGGTCGCGGTGAGCATCGCCCACAGCAGGCTGCCCAGCATGAAGCCTCCCACGAGCATGCCGCTCATCCAGCTCACGCCGAGCGCGCGCACCCGGGTCGGATAGACCTCGGCCTGGTACGTGTAGCCGACGCCCGACCAGGTGCCGTTGGTGGCCTGGAACAGCAGGAAGATCGCGACCAGCAGCACGCTCGAGCGCTCCGAGACCAGGATGACCAGCGCGAGCGGGGCGATCGCCGCCGCCGAGCCGATGAGCACCGAGCGTCGGCCGAAGCGCTCGCCGAGGAGCCCGCCCACCAGGTAGAAGACGACCCCGGCGGCTCCGCCGACGAGGAGCAGCGCGGCCACGGCGGAGGACGCCCAGCCCTTCACCTCCGCCATCCAGTAGGCGAGGTAGATGTTCGTGGCGACATAGGACATGCCGTACAGCAGCCAGGTGACCGAGAGGCTCACGGCCGTGCGCCGCACTCCTCCGGCGGCCGAGAACAGCTGGCGGAAGGTGCCCTTCTCGAGCTGGGAGACATCCACCGGCATCACTCGCTGCAGGCGCGCGACCTCCGCGTCGTCCCCGCGGCCTAGCGCCGCGCGCAGCGAGCGGATGTGCAGGTAGCGGGGCGACTCGCGGACCTTCGCGCGGGCGATCGCGACGAGCACGAGCGGCAGCACGCCGAAGAGGAACACCGCCCGCCAGCCCAGGCCCGAGACCAGCAGGTACATCCCCGAGGCCATGAACACGCCCACGGTGTACCCGGACTGGACGATCGAGTAGAGCATGCCGCGGCGCCGGGCGGGCACCTGCTCGTTCACGAGCGTCACGGAGACCGCGAGCTCGGCGTTGGCGAAGCCCGAGGCCAGCGCGCGCACCAGCACCAGGCTCCAGAACCCCTGCACGAAGAACGTCAGGCCCGTGAACACGCCGGCCGCGATCAGGCACAGCATCCAGGCGAAGCGCCTGCCGCGGGCGTCCATCACGCGGCCCATCCACAGCGCGATCGCGAACTCCGCGGCGTAGACGAGCATGCCCATCACGCCGAGCGCCGAGGCGGAGATGCCCAGTTCGGAGGTGATGTCCGCGATGGTCAGGTTGAACAGGTTGGTGTCGTAGGCCGCGAGCGCCCAGCCCAGCAGCGCGACGATCACGAGGTAGATCGTGTAGCGGCGACCGGGATCGGTGTCGAGGGGGCCGGGGGCGAGGGCGCCGGGGGCGACGGGGGAGTCTCCGGCGGGCGCGCGGGAGGCGGTGGCCGGATCGGGCTGCGGGATGCGTGAGTCCACGGTGACTCCTCGTCGAGTGGGCGTGTGCTGGCGGCGGGCGCGCGGAGGCGGGGTCTCGGCGCGGCGGGGTCGCGGAGGCGCCGCGGCTCAGGCCAGACCGTAGAACACAACCGGTTGACCGGTCAATGGTGGAGGGTGGTGGGAACCGCAGCGGCGCAGGGGTCAGTGCCCCAGGCGCCGATATTCACGCGGAGCCATGCCGCACGCGGCCGTGACGTGGCTGTAGAAGCTGCTGAGCGAGCCGAACCCGCTCGCCGAGGCGATCTCCGCCGTGGTGAGCTCACTCGTGATCAGCAGGCGCTGCGCCTCGGCGACCCGGCACATGGTGAGGTACTCGCCGATCGTCACGCCCACTGCCTGGCGGAAAACGGTCATCGCGTGTGAGGGCGCGAGGTGGACGGCGCTCGCGACGTCGGCCACGGCGAGCTCGTCCGTGAAGCCGTCCATCACCACCTGCGCCATTGTGCGCACATGCTGCAGGCGCTCGGCGGTCAGGCCGCGCCTCCCGCCGTCCGACGGGCCGGCCGGGGAGGCGTGCTCGATCTCCGCCTGCAGGATCCGCAGCAGGGAGGCGCGGATCTCGAGCAGGGCGAACTCCTCACGGGCCCTGTCGCCGATCTCCTCCAGCCAGAGGCTCGTCATCCCTGCGAACCGTGCCACCAGCTCGGGTGCCTCGACCACCAGGGGCCGGGCGCGCAGAAGAGCCCTCACCGCGTCCTCGGGAAGACCCCAGCGCATCGCCGTCGCGAGCGGGACGTGGACCCAGCACACGTCGCCCGGCCGGGAGTCCACGAGACCGTGCGGCTGGGTCGCCCAGAACATCGCGATCCGGCCCTCGCGGACGATGAGCGGGGCGCCCGCATGCAGGTACCGCAGCTCCCCGCGCACCACCACGTTGATCTCGATGTCGTTGTGCCGGTGCATCGTCTCCATGACGGGCGGGTCGCCGCGGCGGCACCACAGTCCCTGGTCCGCGGCGACGACCTCGGACCTCGAGCCGGGGGAGCCTGCCATGGCATCACAGTAGGCGGCGCGCACGCCGGACCAGGGGCCGCCCGCACCGGGGCAGGGGCCGTGCAGAGGCGGCCGCGCGCGGTCCGCGCGCATGCCCCGACATCCCCGAAGGCGTAACGTCGGGGTCCCCACGGGCAGCGAAGGATCGAGGCGACATCATGCGCTCCAGCGTCATGAGCATCCGCACCATCACCCGCAGCGCCTGCGCGCTCTCGGCGACCGCACTCCTCGCGCTCGGGGCGGCGAGCTGCGGGAACGGTTCCGATGACGGCTCCGGGGACACCGCGCAGGGCGGCGACTCCGCGGCGAGCGACAGCGGTGGAGCGAGCCAGGAGCCCGCCGACGGCACCTCCGACGGCGGAGGCGGGTCCGATTCCGGCGCGTCGTCCGACCAGTCGTCGGACGGCTCCTCGGACAAGGGATCCTCGGACAATGGGTCCTCGGACGACGACTCCTCGGTGGCCTCCAAGGGAGCGGGCTCCGGGACCGCCTCGGGCAAGGCCGACGGCGGCGGCAGCAACGACGAGGTCTCCGACTGCACCGCGTCGGACCTCGACGTCTCCGTCAGCCAGGGGGACCCGGCGGCCGGGAGCGTCATGTTCACGATCTCCTTCACGAACACCGGCGACGACCCCTGCCGCATCGGCGGGTACCCGGGCGTCTCCGCCGTCGGCGACGGGAACGGCACCCAGCTGGGGAAGGCCGCGCAGCGCGGCCAGGCCGGCAAGGCCGCGGTCCTGATCCCGAACGGCCACGCCGAGGCGTCGCTGAAGGCGGTCGACGTGGGCGACGGCGGCGGCCCCCTCGGCGACGAGTGCAAGGCGACCGACGCCGACGGCTGGCGCATCTACGCGCCGGGCTCGAAGAAGGCGGCGTACGTCGAGCAGGACGGCCTGCACGGCTGCGCGGGCGACGTCGACTGGCTGACCGTCGACGGGGTGCACGGGATGAAGTGACCGGACCGCCGCGCACCTGAGCGGCGGCGCCCGCGGATCCGGGCCTGCGACCGGGGATCCGGGCCTGCGCCTGCGGAAGCGGGCCGACGGCCACGGATAAGGATCAGCATCGAAGGATCCTGGAAGAACGGCGCACGATCCCGCGAGACCTCCCCCGTGGTGCGTCCATAGCGTGGGCGCATGACCACGAAGACGTTCGTCACCTCCCCCAAGATCACCATCATCGGCGCCGGCGGGTACGTGTTCCCCTTCCGCCTGATCGGCGACATCCTCAGCTTCCCCGCCCTGCGCGACGCGACCCTGTGCCTCATGGACGTGCGGCCCGAGAAGCTCGGTCCCGTGGCCCAGGCCGCACGCGACCTCGTGGCCCATCACGGCTTCGCCGCGCGGGTCGAGGAGACGACCGATCGCCGCGCGGCCCTCGAGGGCGCCGACGTCGTCGTCATCACCTTCCAGGTGGGCGGGATCCCGTCCTACCGGCACGACGTCGAGATCCCGCGGAAGTACGGCATCGACCAGGCCGTCG from Brachybacterium kimchii carries:
- a CDS encoding ABC transporter substrate-binding protein; this translates as MHAIPRRAFAAIPVASAALLGAAGCARSGPDDLSLWMVTQDGAQGTTIQALISDFEKRNPGTSITLEQRSTDDHKNALRQFAGTYLVPDIYWYWEGSGLGGELVDVGMSRDLSDDYTRLGWKDRFTDAALAGITQYGGYQGVPWTFQGQGLYYSKSLFAKAGVDSPPTTYDELIAAADALVAAGITPIEFGGTVNWHVMRLLDCLLETTCGAELNDALTTGDGDWGSEGAVTEAFTELRTWGKKYLNDGFMGINNDDSSQLFFTGKAAMALEGTWFNASVVDNGMDPDDVGIFPFPTGTNRLYGFGEAFYISANTKKSDLAARFLDFMTSKDGQEIAGDAWSAISVNASMPVDEDNPLNPVWAQIFEDVDGGMFANNDQNFSTAQTTEFWRIQNAVLTGDMDPADAGATFQRFREQEG
- a CDS encoding carbohydrate ABC transporter permease; its protein translation is MTTTDARTGARGRSTRTVPPHRRFRLALPYLAPALVLYAVFLVYPMIDAVRLSFFEWSGFRIEKPEFVGLDNYVRLFTSDPVFWTALRNSVIWVIASLLVPTVIALLLALGLNRRMLGRNLMRAVFYIPAVFASITVAAMWRWIYNPTLGFVNQLLHAVGLGDLAQSWLGDPQFALASIFVANIWQAVGFSMVLFLAGLQSVPLELVEAAKLDGAGAWQRFRNVTVPALRPTTVVVVILTIINALKVFDLVVGLTGGGPAQSTQVLALWSYTQSFTNHEYGMGGAVATVLLLVTLALVIPYMAWSMRGDES
- a CDS encoding carbohydrate ABC transporter permease; translation: MTAMTTTRAATRRTTAPVREREKPRDWVGIGLWLALGVTALIWFVPMLLMFLTSVKSKTDINELPMWGLPTDWAWGNYASAVEIGNLWVTAGNSALIALIKVPLGLAIAAAAAFALSRIRFRGARILLALIAIGSMIPVQIGLGPLFSTMLSAHLLDSRLGLVLPYLAFGIPYQIFVLYGFFRSVPEELEESARIDGSSTFRIFWQIILPLAKPALAALFVLDFVATWNEYAMATTLLISQDNYTIPLAVQSFSTQWGTDYGPLNAFIFMSAIPVLLVYLLFQRYFVQGAFAGAVKG
- a CDS encoding phosphogluconate dehydrogenase C-terminal domain-containing protein, which gives rise to MTTTDSRDLNPLKGKSVELDASLTVAVVGAAGKMGTRVSNNLNLTDATIHYCESSPSGIERVEALGRTVSDIDEVAGECDVVILAVPDVVLGKVSEQVVPKMKAGSVLLTLDPAAAYAGLLATQEGVLQACAHPAHPSVFLERTSAEEWADTFGGIAAPQEVVAALEGEEDASAGADDERAAAKKRVEDVIRAIYAPVIDVHWVTVKQLAQLEPTLVETTGCMIGQFLKDSMDYAINEQGIPEDAVKAIFYGHIFISLTNALRGSNPFSDACLLAMDYGRESIIREDWQKIWKDSELDSVIAKMLKIDAVKR
- a CDS encoding sugar phosphate isomerase/epimerase family protein; amino-acid sequence: MDIGIGSYALFWEGSERNPDRLGIADMIDRAAQLGCDVFQICDDPRIEDADADELATLRERAARHGLRLELGTRTIDPDHLARYLAIARALDVRVLRSMIQTHEVSGGIEQAVLALRTTLPLLESSGIALALETYEQLPTEDLLRIVRALDSPLVGICLDPGNCVSALEHPDDVIDAAAPFTLDLHVKDFRFARQEGWVGFTFSGARMGEGLLNLDHELDAVYREGRRPAAIAEHWLPWQGDAATTIARERDWTEATLAALRARR
- a CDS encoding FadR/GntR family transcriptional regulator — its product is MPAFSDSASDAIASSLAAVPAGTPVSEVARRLLELLTGGDVAPGTRLPPERQLASALGVGRSAVREALAALEILGIVDVRPGSGTYLRGSASDLLPQTLRWGLMIGKQNTDQLNELRAGLESYTARLAADRISTEQLETLRGTTATMAESLEDLKAFVAADAAFHEVLATAADNAMLTDLLQVTRSLLRVYNDRAVRDREDMEAAHAEHAKILAALEEGNGERAASAMVAHMATARDRILEATED
- a CDS encoding MFS transporter yields the protein MDSRIPQPDPATASRAPAGDSPVAPGALAPGPLDTDPGRRYTIYLVIVALLGWALAAYDTNLFNLTIADITSELGISASALGVMGMLVYAAEFAIALWMGRVMDARGRRFAWMLCLIAAGVFTGLTFFVQGFWSLVLVRALASGFANAELAVSVTLVNEQVPARRRGMLYSIVQSGYTVGVFMASGMYLLVSGLGWRAVFLFGVLPLVLVAIARAKVRESPRYLHIRSLRAALGRGDDAEVARLQRVMPVDVSQLEKGTFRQLFSAAGGVRRTAVSLSVTWLLYGMSYVATNIYLAYWMAEVKGWASSAVAALLLVGGAAGVVFYLVGGLLGERFGRRSVLIGSAAAIAPLALVILVSERSSVLLVAIFLLFQATNGTWSGVGYTYQAEVYPTRVRALGVSWMSGMLVGGFMLGSLLWAMLTATTSLTSTWIIIAVVLGAAQAVSTLFLPKVASGQELEAIAR
- a CDS encoding helix-turn-helix domain-containing protein, producing MAGSPGSRSEVVAADQGLWCRRGDPPVMETMHRHNDIEINVVVRGELRYLHAGAPLIVREGRIAMFWATQPHGLVDSRPGDVCWVHVPLATAMRWGLPEDAVRALLRARPLVVEAPELVARFAGMTSLWLEEIGDRAREEFALLEIRASLLRILQAEIEHASPAGPSDGGRRGLTAERLQHVRTMAQVVMDGFTDELAVADVASAVHLAPSHAMTVFRQAVGVTIGEYLTMCRVAEAQRLLITSELTTAEIASASGFGSLSSFYSHVTAACGMAPREYRRLGH
- a CDS encoding DUF4232 domain-containing protein; the protein is MSIRTITRSACALSATALLALGAASCGNGSDDGSGDTAQGGDSAASDSGGASQEPADGTSDGGGGSDSGASSDQSSDGSSDKGSSDNGSSDDDSSVASKGAGSGTASGKADGGGSNDEVSDCTASDLDVSVSQGDPAAGSVMFTISFTNTGDDPCRIGGYPGVSAVGDGNGTQLGKAAQRGQAGKAAVLIPNGHAEASLKAVDVGDGGGPLGDECKATDADGWRIYAPGSKKAAYVEQDGLHGCAGDVDWLTVDGVHGMK